A DNA window from Trypanosoma brucei brucei TREU927 chromosome 10, whole genome shotgun sequence contains the following coding sequences:
- a CDS encoding hypothetical protein, conserved (GPI-Anchor Signal predicted for Tb10.70.2750 by DGPI v2.04, no cleavage site predicted), with product MFIHPVHHWSALFSPCALPASSYTRNLRLCECGVFVYLSIFVFFDVFPYFFFLRRAFLTTRCCQIAETLWMDCHFRQQLECAAQCIKEGRHNDAESIVRVLQSIDNVQAAECVVTVLIDSAGAGVSDDMIYVHFTSLRLLRVYLTRCGLTVSKRGKGLVDSLTAYAKVIGDRLLSPPWRPVLSETALDVAVILKLGCANAEGAFDATACEKMVSEMLDQLSNCESELLVMLNGSVVIHLIEEFGLYRPPSRGRGMSLKFHRECRSAFECDGLARFLNVLLCAASSGSVLSHRVLQTIMAGLNTALSWSHHIFFEEDIPEGDPCSQPLRVSGALWHELLVAGVPMQGARRRGIEEMLQAWYLEGRICDVPFEQRPVVELIREFCNIVVDAWDLNDRLRYGRKFLLLVTAVARDLLARVEQDEEASTALSLILSGSSSILENLSDIFSLSEIMEPFLSELSFIANRLIELDRRYPDNDGIMAALDEVLSCLFRTTQMTSSAEASVAAMALSVFDAFLSSKLTYAHSSDDQEHFTEAFTTSHITLVAHMGRQDPEKTTVLLCSALDHLQRWRAGLGSRVGSEWEQVQESMWVVLKLTAAFIADPCDGEHISTPVCFVPYPLSASHPALRLTTSAMNAFQDLQQNVSLASPAVMSALLDVLGNFITVYMHDPLGDNLALASACVTIIRCALYSLRVFAHDEDVGLASCKVLDASTRSVSIIAALQESPEVLREAEEMVHNNQQVQGTARGCIAAFCIACLPLDATPTDLLRILCNFDTQVTDFTSVDVDMCLERCGSLGGFLSSLKDGDRLVSCLEIIMGICNRVLSVSATRFYEKELAVRSIKMVSQLFLAYSPLLMDEPLLWLMEKVTATLHAAMKVLREDPTWCSENAEEEKQSMLKLMSSLLRDVAQWSMMESSLPPDVTHSLGLCVVSALATFLSFFDERCLKLPELKGSVLQAFQLCADAFTAEFVSSPDFQAFLIVLMFTLNSDAIDVQRIGTSVAETVVTFLHRTGADNSELFSSLLSALTKSFLSGKLSMALSPQVARCLVALCGCLPLDYMEEIIQTTTSTLSGSNPHAAAILRRMLTTAQQCSVFNDRQRIISLRSLSEIISESLCGIRGILLV from the coding sequence ATGTTCATCCACCCGGTCCATCATTGGTctgctttattttccccaTGTGCGCTCCCCGCGTCTAGTTATACCAGAAACCTCAGATTGTGTGAGTGTGGTGTATTTGTATACCTTTCCATCTTTGTATTCTTTGATGTtttcccctattttttttttttgcgccgTGCATTTTTAACCACTCGATGCTGTCAAATCGCTGAGACATTGTGGATGGATTGCCACTTCCGTCAACAGCTTGAGTGCGCGGCACAGTGCATCAAGGAAGGGCGCCATAACGATGCCGAGAGTATTGTCCGAGTTTTGCAATCCATTGATAATGTGCAAGCGGCTGAGTGTGTTGTTACTGTCCTTATTGATAGTGCAGGGGCTGGTGTTAGCGACGACATGATATATGTGCATTTCACTTCCCTTAGGTTGTTGAGGGTGTACTTGACGCGCTGTGGGTTGACCGTAAGCAAGCGTGGAAAAGGGTTAGTTGATTCGCTGACAGCATATGCAAAAGTTATAGGTGACAGGCTTCTTAGCCCTCCATGGCGTCCCGTGTTGTCAGAGACGGCGCTGGACGTGGCGGTTATTTTGAAACTTGGCTGTGCAAACGCAGAGGGTGCTTTTGACGCAACAGCGTGCGAGAAGATGGTATCTGAAATGCTGGATCAGCTGAGCAACTGCGAGTCGGAGCTCCTCGTTATGCTTAATGGGTCCGTGGTTATACACCTGATCGAAGAGTTTGGTCTCTACCGTCCTCCTTCTCGGGGTCGCGGTATGTCGCTCAAGTTCCACCGTGAGTGCCGCTCCGCATTCGAGTGCGATGGCTTGGCCCGCTTCCTCAATGTGCTCCTCTGCGCTGCCTCTAGCGGGTCAGTCTTAAGCCATCGTGTCCTCCAGACGATCATGGCAGGCCTTAACACCGCCCTTTCGTGGTCTCACCACATTTTCTTCGAAGAAGACATACCGGAGGGTGATCCGTGTAGCCAACCCCTGAGGGTTTCCGGCGCTTTGTGGCATGAGTTACTTGTGGCAGGCGTCCCTATGCAAGGTGCTAGGAGGAGAGGTATCGAGGAGATGCTGCAGGCATGGTACTTGGAGGGGCGTATCTGCGATGTGCCGTTCGAACAGAGACCTGTTGTAGAGCTGATACGCGAGTTTTGCAACATTGTAGTGGATGCATGGGACCTGAATGACCGGTTAAGGTATGGAAGGAAGTTTCTCCTACTCGTCACCGCCGTGGCGAGAGATCTTCTAGCTAGAGTCGAACAAGATGAAGAAGCGAGCACCGCGTTATCTTTGATTCTCTCTGGTAGCAGCAGCATTTTGGAGAACCTTTCAGACATTTTCAGCCTCTCAGAAATAATGGAACCTTTCCTCTCTGAATTGTCTTTTATCGCCAACCGCCTAATTGAACTTGACAGACGCTACCCAGACAACGACGGAATTATGGCCGCGCTGGATGAGGTACTCAGCTGTCTTTTCAGGACAACACAAATGACGTCGAGTGCCGAGGCTTCTGTAGCTGCAATGGCTCTCAGCGTGTTTGACGCATTCCTCTCTTCGAAGCTGACATATGCCCATTCGTCCGACGACCAGGAACACTTCACCGAAGCTTTTACAACGTCCCACATCACACTCGTCGCTCACATGGGCCGGCAGGATCCGGAGAAAACCACAGTGCTTCTCTGCAGTGCTTTGGACCACCTTCAGAGGTGGCGCGCCGGTTTGGGGAGTCGTGTGGGATCGGAGTGGGAGCAGGTGCAAGAAAGTATGTGGGTGGTCCTAAAACTCACCGCGGCGTTCATTGCTGACCCCTGTGATGGGGAACACATTTCAACACCCGTTTGCTTCGTACCGTATCCTTTGTCTGCTTCGCATCCGGCGCTGAGACTTACAACTTCGGCCATGAACGCATTCCAGGATTTACAACAAAACGTGTCATTAGCAAGTCCCGCTGTGATGTCTGCCTTATTGGATGTGCTGGGGAACTTCATAACCGTTTACATGCATGATCCCTTGGGTGATAATTTGGCGCTGGCTAGTGCGTGTGTTACGATCATCCGATGTGCTCTCTATTCACTGCGCGTTTTTGCACATGATGAGGATGTTGGACTAGCTAGCTGCAAGGTACTCGATGCCAGTACGCGTAGTGTAAGTATAATTGCCGCTCTTCAAGAATCCCCCGAGGTCTTGCGAGAGGCCGAAGAAATGGTTCATAACAACCAACAAGTGCAAGGAACGGCGAGGGGATGCATCGCGGCTTTCTGCATCGCGTGTCTTCCACTAGATGCAACACCGACAGATCTCCTGCGTATTCTTTGCAATTTTGACACACAAGTCACCGACTTTACCTCTGTGGATGTTGACATGTGTTTGGAGCGTTGCGGGTCGTTGGGTGGTTTCCTCAGCTCACTAAAGGACGGCGATAGACTTGTTTCCTGCCTTGAAATTATAATGGGGATCTGCAACCGTGTTCTGTCAGTGAGCGCCACCAGGTTTTACGAGAAGGAGCTCGCCGTTCGCAGCATCAAGATGGTATCACAACTATTTTTGGCATACTCACCACTGCTAATGGACGAGCCGTTGCTGTGGTTGATGGAAAAAGTGACCGCAACGCTACATGCTGCCATGAAGGTGCTGCGTGAGGACCCAACCTGGTGCTCGGAGAATGCggaagaagagaagcaaaGCATGCTTAAGCTCATGTCTTCCCTCCTCCGTGACGTTGCGCAGTGGTCTATGATGGAGTCAAGCCTTCCACCTGACGTAACTCATTCATTAGGTTTGTGTGTCGTGTCAGCACTGGCAACGTTTCTTAGTTTCTTTGATGAACGCTGCCTGAAACTGCCCGAGTTAAAGGGATCAGTTCTCCAGGCTTTTCAACTCTGTGCGGATGCATTCACAGCAGAGTTTGTGTCCTCTCCGGATTTTCAAGCGTTCCTGATAGTACTCATGTTCACACTGAACTCGGATGCTATTGACGTTCAGCGTATCGGAACAAGTGTCGCAGAGACTGTCGTTACATTCCTCCACCGCACGGGAGCGGATAATAGTGAGCTGTTTTCTTCTCTGCTTTCGGCTCTCACGAAGAGTTTTCTCTCTGGTAAGCTCTCAATGGCACTGTCTCCTCAGGTCGCACGGTGCCTGGTCGCTCTCTGCGGTTGCCTCCCTTTGGACTACATGGAAGAAAtaatacaaacaacaacatcaacactgTCGGGTTCAAATCCACACGCTGCAGCAATACTCCGTCGCATGCTCACCACGGCGCAGCAGTGCTCAGTGTTTAATGACCGGCAGAGGATTATCTCTCTACGTAGTCTCTCAGAAATAATTTCGGAAAGCCTTTGTGGAATAAGGGGCATTCTTCtcgtttaa
- a CDS encoding DNA damage repair protein, putative, with product METNGPKRSRVRDQLNSLKHFQQHSRLHFIGQWKTKAHDLFKEWFAENPAWNHGVLDRQAIFAHLDMDAFFCSVVLAREENAHLRDKPVCVAAGRGNSDISSCNYVARSFGVRAGMYVNAARVLCPDLRVLSYDLERSGEVAMCLYRMIFELCPAHLTMSVEVYSVDEVMIAFDTDSYEAVEDYCNEVRRELEAATKCTVSCGIGPNVMLARIATQSAKPDGTFIVRPEDVTAIVSQLPFSEIHGAGSSTIAKLVPLLGDYLGDMEGVGEENILCQHVQKLTKQQLQRVLGQKTGENFYNLCRGNDVRLVTRTGDEENQRLMGKRTRASIGCSMNYAVRPKTVEDVWSIARQLLDVVCAKMGRGPYCCSGLRVTILERHPLHPKETLKYMGRGKCLEFHIPVNFSSVLKSCDMEIMLACVERALGPLLVLGRTMRDEERVEELGLQESTKSGIIWTVGVDTITDIVIEDIRGMSIQATAVRLEHDGKDTPKHTTGVQLSLADAFSKRASNQKGSLVNGGKPAKRPPSSSGDSIDFLALDDLMNHNVDDSFVSEWKKLAVQAGKQVDYTTLKALIRIAALRCAESPKPSGEMKELFRTLVSFAQGLLPHPVAFT from the coding sequence ATGGAGACGAATGGACCGAAGAGGTCGCGGGTCCGGGACCAATTAAACAGTCTTAAGCATTTCCAACAGCACTCACGCCTTCACTTCATTGGTCAATGGAAGACGAAGGCACATGATTTGTTTAAGGAGTGGTTCGCGGAGAATCCTGCTTGGAATCACGGCGTCCTTGATCGCCAAGCAATCTTTGCGCATTTGGATATGGATGCCTTCTTCTGCAGCGTAGTATTGGCGAGGGAGGAGAATGCTCATCTTCGTGATAAGCCGGTTTGCGTTGCAGCCGGGCGAGGAAACAGTGACATTTCCTCTTGTAACTACGTTGCGAGGTCTTTCGGCGTTCGTGCAGGCATGTACGTCAACGCTGCGAGGGTTCTTTGCCCCGACTTGCGTGTTCTGAGTTATGACCTCGAGCGGAGTGGAGAGGTGGCGATGTGTCTTTACCGCATGATCTTCGAGCTCTGCCCTGCTCACCTGACCATGTCCGTTGAGGTCTACAGTGTTGACGAGGTGATGATCGCGTTCGACACTGATAGCTATGAGGCGGTGGAAGACTACTGTAACGAAGTCCGTCGTGAGCTGGAAGCTGCCACGAAGTGTACGGTGTCTTGTGGGATCGGGCCTAATGTGATGCTTGCCCGAATCGCAACGCAATCTGCAAAGCCGGATGGAACGTTCATTGTCCGCCCTGAGGACGTGACGGCAATCGTTTCGCAGTTGCCTTTTTCGGAGATACATGGAGCGGGGAGTTCAACTATTGCTAAGTTGGTGCCTCTACTGGGTGATTATCTCGGGGATATGGAAGGCGTAGGTGAGGAAAACATTTTGTGTCAGCACGTTCAGAAGTTGACGaagcagcaactgcagcgtGTCCTCGGGCAAAAGACGGGAGAAAACTTCTATAACTTGTGCCGGGGTAATGATGTGCGTCTGGTGACCCGTACTGGCGACGAGGAAAATCAAAGACTAATGGGAAAGAGGACACGTGCAAGTATTGGTTGCTCAATGAATTATGCCGTTCGACCTAAAACTGTTGAAGATGTATGGAGCATCGCCAGGCAGTTGCTGGATGTAGTATGTGCCAAGATGGGGCGTGGTCCGTACTGCTGTTCCGGGCTAAGAGTTACCATATTGGAGCGGCACCCGCTGCACCCGAAGGAGACCCTAAAGTAtatgggaaggggaaaatgccTTGAGTTCCATATTCCCGTCAACTTCAGCTCCGTGCTGAAGTCTTGTGATATGGAAATAATGCTTGCTTGTGTAGAGCGCGCACTTGGGCCTCTCCTTGTCCTTGGCCGTACAATGCGTGACGAGGAAAGGGTGGAGGAACTTGGCTTACAAGAAAGTACAAAGTCAGGGATTATTTGGACCGTTGGTGTTGACACCATTACAGACATTGTTATTGAGGATATCCGTGGAATGTCCATACAAGCCACGGCCGTCCGTCTGGAGCACGATGGGAAAGATACTCCGAAGCATACAACCGGCGTGCAACTGTCGCTTGCCGATGCCTTTTCGAAAAGGGCGTCAAACCAGAAGGGGTCACTTGTAAATGGAGGGAAGCCAGCGAAGAGGCCCCCATCATCTTCTGGGGACTCAATAGACTTCCTCGCATTGGATGATTTGATGAACCACAATGTGGACGATTCATTCGTCTCCGAGTGGAAGAAACTCGCCGTCCAAGCCGGTAAACAGGTTGACTACACAACACTGAAAGCCCTTATCCGCATCGCGGCTTTGAGGTGTGCCGAAAGCCCCAAACCTTCTGGGGAGATGAAAGAGTTGTTTCGTACATTAGTTTCTTTTGCACAAGGTTTATTGCCTCACCCTGTTGCTTTTACATAG
- a CDS encoding ARP2/3 complex subunit, putative (ARP2/3 complex subunit 3 (curated by B. Wickstead, Univ. of Oxford)): MESQWNGYEESTLLGCGVYPLRRTSLDTPNGPSRPMSEVIDPIEGEGEPQDIVDEALYFLKTHLVRRAFPIRGAGDRVILYLTWYLHECIKSLVGLNRNEAQKAMLNRAVEGVVAPVDEGFVFSRFFSPGDDSEQDRWKSYATQLRVEAGSRLVEKIFLFPEEDGTGNKFWMAFAKRPFLLGG; encoded by the coding sequence ATGGAGAGTCAGTGGAACGGTTATGAGGAGAGCACTTTACTTGGTTGTGGCGTGTATCCGTTGCGCCGTACCTCACTGGACACTCCCAACGGTCCTTCGCGACCCATGAGTGAGGTGATAGATCCCAtcgagggggagggggaaccaCAAGACATAGTTGACGAAGCGCTGTACTTTCTAAAAACACATTTGGTTAGACGCGCGTTTCCCATCAGGGGAGCGGGAGATCGCGTTATCTTATACCTCACGTGGTACCTTCACGAATGCATCAAAAGTTTGGTTGGTCTTAATCGTAATGAGGCTCAGAAGGCAATGCTTAACCGCGCCGTGGAGGGCGTCGTTGCTCCCGTGGATGAAGGGTTCGTGTTCAGCCGCTTTTTTTCACCAGGAGATGACTCTGAGCAAGATAGATGGAAATCGTATGCCACGCAGCTTCGTGTAGAGGCGGGAAGTCGGCTCGTTGAAAAAATCTTCCTGTTTCCTGAGGAAGATGGAACGGGGAACAAATTTTGGATGGCGTTCGCGAAGCGGCCGTTTTTGCTTGGTGGGTAA
- a CDS encoding mRNA capping methyltransferase, putative — translation MNCRKRGESVTLMESLRTAASYDQVVKKRAGDMKSKETPFRFFSNYVKKCLIQCALDHIKVTTGRRDAIVLDLASGRGGDLGKWLHCQSPELSFATAKLPRERLTKAAYVECYDVSPECIAEAESRYKKIAPDTVCRCSFTVKDCFSEDFLLRELPLTQHFGKFDIVSIQFAFHYACDTLERIDMLLGAIARALAPEGVFIATTVDEEVLAKRVAANRMESKGLFSIHFDSEPQFEYDRLVVGTRYRFNLDGFVDCDEYVVPLDYVRDCAKQHGLEEMVKFSKHFGSFYETYKDDPSKNKERYLVGGEMELATLYRSLCFRKAS, via the coding sequence atgaACTGCCGTAAAAGGGGTGAAAGCGTAACCTTAATGGAGAGCCTACGGACTGCAGCTTCATACGACCAAGTCGTAAAGAAGCGCGCTGGAGATatgaaaagcaaagaaacgcCATTTCGTTTCTTCAGTAACTACGTGAAAAAGTGCCTTATTCAGTGTGCACTGGACCATATTAAGGTAACAACGGGAAGGCGCGATGCTATCGTGCTTGACTTGGCCAGCGGAAGGGGCGGTGATCTGGGAAAATGGCTGCATTGCCAAAGTCCTGAGCTCAGTTTTGCGACGGCAAAGTTGCCGCGTGAGCGTCTAACAAAAGCCGCGTATGTGGAGTGTTACGATGTGTCGCCAGAATGTATTGCCGAGGCGGAAAGccgatacaaaaaaattgctCCGGACACCGTGTGTCGTTGCTCATTTACTGTTAAGGATTGCTTTAGTGAGGATTTTCTCCTTCGCGAATTACCCCTTACTCAGCATTTTGGAAAATTTGACATTGTTTCCATCCAGTTCGCGTTTCACTATGCTTGTGATACGCTCGAACGTATTGACATGTTATTGGGAGCAATTGCCAGAGCTTTGGCCCCTGAAGGTGTATTCATTGCAACAACTGTCGATGAAGAAGTTCTGGCGAAGCGTGTTGCGGCGAACCGGATGGAGAGCAAAGGCTTGTTTTCTATCCACTTCGATTCTGAGCCTCAGTTTGAATACGACAGACTAGTGGTCGGAACGAGATATCGTTTCAATCTCGATGGGTTTGTAGACTGTGATGAGTATGTTGTCCCACTCGACTATGTCCGCGATTGTGCGAAACAGCACGGTCTGGAGGAGATGGTGAAGTTCTCCAAACACTTTGGCTCATTCTATGAGACTTATAAGGACGACCCCTCCAAAAATAAGGAGCGCTATTTGGTCGGAGGTGAAATGGAACTGGCCACACTGTACCGCTCGTTGTGCTTCCGGAAAGCCAGCTGA
- a CDS encoding fructose-6-phosphate2-kinase, putative (similar to 6-phosphofructo-2-kinase/fructose- 2,6-biphosphatase 4 (6PF-2-K/Fru-2,6-P2ASE testis-type isozyme). (Swiss-Prot:Q16877) (Homo sapiens)), translating into MTQSTIPLQSNIKISDRLEENSIDFCRFVGPFNRADEYAFTAPPWCQREGSENVPGSSLSTSVSAVFVLVSSPPNCGLVARFFCTKLLHYLLWCYKDAAFFLAGPSPRDFNVYRHEDDAAAWRKCMETCLAKSLEHVESARKRGTLTEPVVIVLADCESQAAYDTVHKMLGSMENLFVRHIWFGDSWRESNPVDCSYINVCLRQPAYRLTKCRGSSTCAKITSYLNSCLPTLHHIHLHEPLSGSPEETLRSGCPLFFTRHGQSEYNLEDRLGGDPDITPLGVDDALTLAEFFRDQVVRNPRLFATRDSIWDETEGFEVWCSQLKRTRHTAQPSADVLTNGNLKAFKMLNEIHAGVCEDMTANEVKEQYPSIQFFRHTDKAGFRYPNGESYHDLKRRLVPILYDLNATRKGILVVAHQAVLRAILSFFGGPPVEEAVHKPCAHRAVWCCTYNRLGEPRLSTITLRPRLQSSTEASTSVG; encoded by the coding sequence ATGACTCAGTCAACGATCCCTTTGCAAAGTAACATCAAAATTAGTGATCGACTCGAGGAGAATTCGATTGACTTCTGTCGTTTTGTCGGACCATTTAATCGAGCAGATGAGTACGCTTTTACCGCCCCTCCCTGGTGCCAGAGGGAAGGCAGCGAGAATGTGCCTGGAAGTAGTTTAAGTACTTCTGTGAGCGCAGTGTTTGTCCTGGTGAGCTCCCCCCCGAACTGCGGTCTGGTGGCGCGGTTCTTCTGCACGAAACTCCTTCACTATCTTCTTTGGTGTTATAAGGAcgctgctttttttcttgccgGCCCCTCGCCGCGGGATTTTAACGTCTATCGACATGAAGATGATGCTGCTGCGTGGAGGAAATGCATGGAAACGTGTTTGGCAAAATCGCTCGAGCACGTCGAGTCAGCTCGAAAGCGCGGTACCTTAACGGAACCGGTGGTAATAGTCCTAGCGGACTGCGAGTCACAGGCGGCATACGATACAGTGCACAAAATGCTTGGGAGCATGGAAAACCTTTTCGTGCGCCATATCTGGTTTGGGGATAGTTGGAGGGAAAGCAATCCAGTGGATTGCAGCTATATTAACGTATGTTTAAGGCAACCCGCTTACCGTCTGACTAAGTGCCGTGGAAGTAGCACCTGTGCAAAAATAACGAGTTACCTCAACAGTTGCCTTCCGACGCTCCACCATATTCATCTTCACGAGCCTCTGTCCGGATCCCCCGAGGAGACACTGCGGTCGGGGTGTCCGCTCTTCTTTACACGGCATGGGCAGTCGGAGTACAATTTGGAGGATCGCCTCGGTGGAGACCCGGACATTACGCCTCTGGGTGTGGACGATGCGCTGACGTTGGCGGAGTTTTTTCGCGATCAGGTGGTGCGGAACCCCCGGCTCTTTGCGACAAGAGATTCGATATGGGATGAAACGGAGGGATTTGAGGTTTGGTGTAGCCAGTTGAAGCGTACGAGGCACACAGCGCAACCTTCAGCCGACGTTCTCACGAATGGAAACTTAAAGGCATTTAAAATGCTAAACGAGATTCACGCCGGTGTGTGTGAAGACATGACAGCCAACGAGGTAAAGGAGCAGTACCCGAGTATCCAGTTTTTCCGTCACACAGATAAGGCTGGGTTCCGTTACCCCAACGGCGAATCTTACCACGATCTGAAACGCCGGCTGGTACCTATCCTGTATGACCTTAATGCTACACGCAAAGGAATATTAGTTGTTGCTCACCAAGCCGTGTTGCGAGCGATACTTTCATTCTTTGGAGGCCCGCCGGTAGAGGAGGCGGTTCACAAGCCCTGTGCCCATCGGGCCGTATGGTGTTGTACGTACAACAGGTTGGGGGAGCCACGTTTATCGACCATTACGTTGCGGCCCCGCTTGCAGTCATCCACCGAGGCGAGCACCTCCGTCGGGTGA